A region from the uncultured Holophaga sp. genome encodes:
- a CDS encoding response regulator transcription factor — translation MPHLLLLEDDADIRLALEQHLKREGFTVTSLGTGQEALRYLSQVGSPGQPRPDVALLDLTLPDIDGLEVLRAIRTDHRLRVLPVMLVTARNEEIDRVLGLELGADDYVSKPFSSRELVARVRAILRRASFMEEADRQKELSFGPITVDLEAHVARTQGEPMDLTRREFELLAYFLQNPRRVLSREKILQQVWGLEYLGESRTIDAHVRRVRAKLGEAAHLIETVVGVGYRLGSVDA, via the coding sequence ATGCCCCACCTCCTACTGCTTGAAGACGATGCGGACATCCGGCTCGCCCTTGAGCAGCATCTGAAGCGCGAAGGCTTCACCGTCACCTCCCTGGGCACCGGCCAGGAGGCCCTCCGGTACCTGAGCCAAGTCGGATCCCCCGGCCAGCCCAGACCCGATGTGGCCCTGCTGGACCTCACCCTGCCGGATATCGACGGCCTGGAGGTGCTGAGAGCGATCCGCACGGACCACCGCCTCCGCGTGCTTCCGGTCATGCTGGTGACCGCCCGAAATGAGGAGATCGACCGGGTCCTGGGCCTGGAGCTCGGTGCGGACGACTATGTCTCCAAGCCCTTCTCCAGCCGGGAGCTGGTGGCCCGTGTCCGGGCCATCCTGCGCCGGGCTTCTTTCATGGAGGAGGCTGATCGGCAGAAGGAGCTCAGCTTCGGCCCCATCACGGTGGACCTGGAGGCCCATGTGGCCCGAACTCAGGGCGAGCCCATGGACCTCACCCGCCGGGAGTTCGAGCTCCTGGCCTACTTCCTCCAGAACCCCCGCCGCGTCCTCAGCCGGGAGAAGATCCTTCAGCAGGTCTGGGGCCTGGAATACCTGGGCGAGAGCCGCACCATCGACGCCCATGTGCGCCGGGTGCGGGCCAAGCTCGGCGAGGCCGCCCATC
- the phoU gene encoding phosphate signaling complex protein PhoU, with the protein MRHFDNELRDLKFSLLAMAGLVEEMVDLSRKAFTERSDARADQVIALDQNVDELELSLDHTCIDLLALRAPYASDLRLLASTLKIIPELERIGDHCVNVARRVKFISAYPHILTAPQIEELSAITQAMVKKAINAFVNGDASAAREVIAEDDRVDELYVQVSKDMMQIMLQDPTAIERASHLIILVKNWERIADQATNIAEEVLFILDGVNVKHAYLQRRES; encoded by the coding sequence ATGCGGCATTTCGACAACGAGCTGAGGGATCTGAAGTTCAGCCTCCTCGCCATGGCCGGCCTGGTGGAGGAGATGGTCGACCTCTCCCGCAAAGCCTTCACCGAGCGCTCCGATGCGCGGGCGGACCAGGTCATCGCCCTGGACCAGAATGTGGACGAGCTGGAACTGAGCCTCGACCATACCTGCATCGACCTCCTGGCCCTGCGGGCGCCCTACGCCTCGGACCTCCGCCTCCTGGCCTCCACCCTGAAGATCATCCCCGAGCTGGAGCGCATCGGTGACCACTGCGTCAACGTCGCCCGGCGGGTGAAGTTCATCAGCGCCTACCCCCACATCCTCACCGCCCCCCAGATAGAGGAACTGAGCGCCATCACCCAGGCCATGGTCAAGAAGGCCATCAACGCCTTCGTGAACGGCGACGCCAGCGCCGCCCGGGAGGTCATCGCCGAGGACGACCGGGTGGATGAGCTCTATGTGCAGGTATCCAAGGACATGATGCAGATCATGCTCCAGGACCCCACGGCCATTGAGCGGGCCAGCCACCTCATCATCCTGGTCAAGAACTGGGAGCGGATCGCCGATCAGGCCACCAACATCGCCGAGGAAGTGCTTTTCATCCTGGATGGCGTCAATGTAAAACATGCTTATCTCCAGAGGCGAGAGTCCTGA
- the pstB gene encoding phosphate ABC transporter ATP-binding protein PstB: MPVTIPHETKPVKLAAKDMSFYYGTKQILDGLSMDIQAERVTAIIGPSGCGKSTFLKCFNRIHEISNEVRVEGSLTIDDVDIYKGGIDQVDLRRRVGMVFQKPNPFPKSIFENVAFGPRLFGVTKRDLLEGIVEDALRKAALWDEVKDRLKDSASGMSGGQQQRLCIARALAVKPEVLLMDEPCSALDPIATSRVEELIFELKKDYTIVIVTHNMQQAARVSDYTAFFWMGKLIELDLTEKIFTTPRERMTEDYISGRFG, encoded by the coding sequence ATGCCTGTGACCATCCCCCATGAAACCAAGCCGGTGAAGCTCGCCGCCAAGGACATGAGCTTCTATTACGGCACCAAGCAGATCCTGGACGGCCTGTCCATGGACATCCAGGCAGAGCGCGTGACGGCCATCATCGGCCCCAGCGGCTGCGGCAAGAGCACCTTCCTCAAGTGCTTCAACCGGATCCACGAGATCTCGAACGAGGTCCGGGTCGAGGGTTCGCTCACCATCGACGATGTGGACATCTACAAAGGCGGCATCGATCAGGTGGACCTGCGCCGCCGGGTCGGCATGGTCTTCCAGAAGCCCAACCCCTTCCCCAAGTCCATCTTCGAGAACGTGGCCTTCGGTCCCAGACTCTTCGGCGTCACCAAGCGCGACCTCCTGGAGGGCATCGTGGAGGACGCCCTCCGCAAGGCCGCTCTCTGGGATGAGGTCAAGGACCGCCTGAAGGACAGCGCCAGCGGCATGAGCGGCGGCCAGCAGCAGCGGCTCTGCATCGCCCGCGCCCTGGCGGTGAAGCCCGAGGTGCTCCTCATGGACGAGCCCTGCTCAGCCCTGGACCCCATCGCCACCAGCCGGGTGGAGGAGCTCATCTTCGAGCTCAAGAAGGACTACACCATCGTCATCGTGACCCACAACATGCAGCAGGCTGCCCGGGTCAGCGACTACACGGCCTTCTTCTGGATGGGCAAGCTCATTGAGCTGGACCTCACGGAGAAGATTTTCACCACCCCCAGAGAACGCATGACAGAAGACTACATCAGCGGGAGGTTCGGCTAA
- the pstA gene encoding phosphate ABC transporter permease PstA, which yields MSEGKDIVFRPRRSTRICNTLMHVVLWAIALMFVLVLLGFILGILKQGWSVLNLKFLSSMPQTMDAGGGIMPQIFNSIYMVVLSLAISLPIGLGAGIYMAEYAGQGRVLRFFRLCIETLAATPSIVLALFGMIIFVQMMGWSFSIRAGAVTLALLNIPLVTRVAEESLRAVPRELVEASYGLGSTKLQTILKVALPYAATGILTGLVLTAGRAFGESAILVFTAGTNVSQKFPDFSLKVPGETLAVHLWYVTSDGTLPDAREIAAGTAATMIVLLLILNLLVRLLDRAIRKRTR from the coding sequence ATGAGCGAAGGCAAAGACATCGTATTCAGGCCCCGCCGCTCCACCAGAATCTGCAACACCCTGATGCACGTGGTCCTGTGGGCCATTGCGCTGATGTTCGTCCTGGTCCTCCTGGGCTTCATCCTCGGCATCCTCAAGCAGGGCTGGTCGGTACTGAACCTGAAGTTCCTCAGCAGCATGCCCCAGACCATGGATGCGGGCGGCGGCATCATGCCGCAGATCTTCAACTCCATCTACATGGTGGTGCTCTCCCTCGCCATCTCCCTGCCCATCGGCCTGGGAGCGGGCATCTACATGGCCGAATACGCCGGCCAGGGGAGGGTCCTCCGCTTCTTCCGGCTCTGCATCGAAACGCTGGCGGCCACGCCCTCCATCGTGTTGGCCCTCTTCGGCATGATCATCTTCGTCCAGATGATGGGCTGGAGCTTCTCCATCCGGGCCGGTGCCGTGACCCTGGCCCTCCTCAACATCCCCCTGGTGACTCGGGTGGCCGAGGAGAGCCTCCGGGCCGTGCCCCGGGAGTTGGTGGAGGCCAGCTACGGGCTGGGCAGCACCAAGCTCCAGACCATCCTGAAGGTCGCCTTGCCCTACGCGGCCACGGGCATCCTGACGGGCCTGGTCCTGACCGCCGGGCGCGCCTTCGGCGAGAGCGCCATTCTGGTCTTCACCGCAGGCACCAACGTCAGCCAGAAGTTCCCTGACTTCAGCCTCAAAGTGCCCGGCGAGACCCTGGCGGTGCACCTCTGGTACGTCACCTCCGACGGAACCCTTCCCGACGCCCGGGAGATCGCCGCTGGTACCGCGGCGACCATGATCGTGCTCCTCCTCATCCTCAACCTGCTGGTCCGGCTCCTGGACCGCGCCATCCGGAAACGGACCCGCTGA
- the pstC gene encoding phosphate ABC transporter permease subunit PstC, giving the protein MSETPPVSLAGQGAQRTVPSVLDERTARASWDYEFKQSRLHRLADRWAHLVFLLCSLLVVLLICGILYFLAIRGAGAFVRIGTGTDTLVTFKDVFLSTQWSPFEGKFGVLPFIGGTAAVTVFALILAAPTGILTGVFISQLAPTWMKNVMRQVMDLLVGIPSVVYGIFGLTIVLPWVGHTFLQDSPAAGFGVAGAILAVMIIPTIVSLATDAFEGLSSSLNEGSQALGSTTWQAIWHVLIPAAKGRLLTAIVLGLGRALGEAMAVQMVIGNNPQWLLLMKMLTDKSPILRFLFTPAATLTTELVQELPNTAAGSTWNNVLFALGFLLYLITMVLIVATRRLGQRKAA; this is encoded by the coding sequence ATGTCAGAAACACCACCCGTGTCCCTTGCGGGCCAGGGCGCCCAGCGGACCGTGCCGTCCGTTCTCGACGAGCGTACCGCCAGGGCTTCGTGGGACTACGAATTCAAGCAGAGCAGACTCCACCGCCTGGCTGACCGCTGGGCCCACCTGGTCTTCCTGCTCTGCAGTCTGCTCGTGGTGCTGCTCATCTGCGGCATCCTGTATTTCCTCGCCATCCGGGGCGCCGGGGCCTTTGTTCGGATCGGTACGGGCACAGACACCCTGGTGACCTTCAAGGATGTCTTCCTCTCGACCCAGTGGTCCCCCTTCGAGGGCAAGTTCGGCGTCCTGCCCTTCATCGGCGGCACTGCGGCGGTGACCGTCTTCGCCCTCATCCTGGCCGCCCCCACGGGCATCCTCACCGGTGTCTTCATATCCCAGTTGGCTCCCACCTGGATGAAGAACGTGATGCGCCAGGTCATGGATCTCCTGGTGGGCATCCCCTCGGTGGTCTACGGCATCTTCGGCCTGACCATCGTCCTGCCCTGGGTGGGGCACACCTTTCTCCAGGATTCACCGGCAGCTGGCTTCGGCGTGGCCGGGGCCATCCTGGCCGTCATGATCATCCCCACCATCGTGAGCCTGGCCACAGACGCCTTCGAGGGCCTGTCCTCCAGCCTCAACGAGGGCTCCCAGGCCCTGGGCTCCACCACTTGGCAGGCCATCTGGCATGTCCTCATCCCCGCGGCCAAGGGCCGCCTCCTCACGGCCATCGTGCTGGGGCTGGGGCGGGCCCTCGGTGAGGCCATGGCCGTCCAGATGGTCATCGGCAACAACCCCCAATGGCTGCTCCTGATGAAGATGCTCACGGACAAGAGCCCGATCCTGAGGTTCCTCTTCACCCCCGCGGCGACCCTGACCACAGAACTGGTCCAGGAGCTGCCCAATACCGCGGCCGGCTCCACCTGGAACAACGTGCTCTTCGCTCTGGGTTTCCTGCTCTATCTGATCACCATGGTCCTGATCGTGGCCACCCGCCGCCTGGGCCAGAGGAAGGCCGCGTGA
- a CDS encoding substrate-binding domain-containing protein, protein MKTIAQTALLGLLLIPVANAQTVTVMGSTALGPLMKQAAEDYMKSHPGVQIAISGGGSMTGLNQVTAGGCTIGISDIFATEEQQKQGIRNFNIVVEPFTMIANPGVGVKNLNAQQAENVFTGAVTNWNQVGGKNMKIVRVNRPASSGTRAVQKATVLHGKEFSVDQVIQDSSGAVANMVATTPGAVSFIEMDFLSKNQGRLAGIAYNGAVCDKHGVSSGKYPLFSYGHAYVNPGKTDGKTLQVAEDFLKYVMSSRFQDTTVLKLGYMPVSYTKNLKTKL, encoded by the coding sequence ATGAAAACCATCGCACAGACGGCCCTGCTCGGCCTGTTGCTCATCCCCGTCGCGAACGCCCAGACGGTCACCGTCATGGGTTCCACCGCGCTCGGCCCCCTGATGAAGCAGGCCGCCGAGGACTACATGAAGTCCCACCCCGGGGTCCAGATCGCCATCAGCGGCGGCGGCTCCATGACCGGCCTGAACCAGGTTACGGCCGGTGGCTGCACCATCGGGATCTCCGATATCTTCGCCACCGAGGAGCAGCAGAAGCAGGGCATCCGCAACTTCAACATCGTGGTGGAGCCCTTCACCATGATCGCCAACCCCGGCGTGGGCGTGAAGAACCTCAACGCCCAGCAGGCTGAGAACGTCTTCACCGGCGCTGTGACCAACTGGAACCAGGTGGGCGGCAAGAATATGAAGATCGTCCGCGTGAACCGCCCCGCTTCCTCCGGTACCCGTGCTGTCCAGAAGGCCACCGTGCTCCACGGCAAGGAGTTCAGCGTCGACCAGGTGATCCAGGATTCCTCGGGTGCCGTGGCCAACATGGTCGCCACCACCCCCGGCGCCGTCTCCTTCATCGAGATGGACTTCCTCAGCAAGAACCAGGGCCGCCTCGCTGGCATCGCCTACAACGGCGCCGTCTGCGACAAGCACGGCGTCAGCTCCGGCAAGTATCCTCTCTTCTCCTACGGCCACGCCTACGTCAACCCCGGCAAGACCGATGGCAAGACCCTTCAGGTGGCCGAGGACTTCTTGAAGTATGTGATGAGCAGCCGCTTCCAGGACACCACCGTCCTGAAGCTGGGCTACATGCCCGTCTCCTACACCAAGAACCTGAAGACCAAGCTCTAG